One genomic region from Gopherus flavomarginatus isolate rGopFla2 chromosome 20, rGopFla2.mat.asm, whole genome shotgun sequence encodes:
- the S100A6 gene encoding protein S100-A6 — translation MACPLDQAVGLLVAVFHKYSGKEGDKNTLSKRELKELIQKELTLGAKLKDAEIVGLMEDLDRNKDQEVNFQEYVTFLGALAMIYNEALVSYKK, via the exons atGGCATGTCCTCTGGACCAGGCCGTCGGGCTCTTGGTCGCTGTTTTCCACAAGTACTCGGGAAAGGAAGGAGACAAGAACACACTGAGCAAGAGGGAGCTGAAGGAGCTAATCCAGAAGGAGCTGACCCTCGGGGCG AAACTGAAGGATGCTGAAATTGTTGGGCTCATGGAGGACCTGGACCGGAACAAGGACCAGGAAGTCAACTTCCAGGAGTACGTCACTTTCCTAGGGGCCCTGGCCATGATTTACAACGAGGCTTTGGTGAGCTATAAGAAGTAG
- the LOC127038440 gene encoding protein S100-A5-like, with amino-acid sequence METPLEKALATLVCIFHKYSGKEGDKMTLSKGELKELVKNELGLGERMKEGGIEQLMKSLDRNSDQEIDFKEYSVFLSTLCMAYNDIFRGHSK; translated from the exons ATGGAAACACCTCTGGAAAAGGCCTTGGCAACCCTAGTCTGCATCTTCCACAAGTACTCAGGGAAGGAAGGTGACAAGATGACCCTGAGCAAGGGGGAACTGAAGGAGCTGGTGAAGAACGAGCTGGGCCTGGGGGAG AGGATGAAGGAGGGCGGCATTGAGCAGCTCATGAAAAGCCTAGACCGGAACAGCGACCAGGAAATCGACTTCAAGGAATACTCGGTTTTCCTGTCCACCTTGTGTATGGCCTACAACGACATCTTCCGGGGACACAGCAAGTag
- the LOC127038435 gene encoding protein S100-A4-like — MMARPLERALDTMVSTFHKYSGKEGDKFKLNKAELKELVTKELPSYISKQTDEASFQRLMTNLDSNRDKEVDFQEYATFLACVAMMCNEDFQDCPDKMPRKV; from the exons ATGATGGCCCGGCCCCTGGAGCGGGCTCTGGACACGATGGTCTCCACGTTCCACAAGTACTCTGGGAAGGAAGGCGATAAGTTCAAGCTCAACAAAGCTGAGCTCAAGGAGCTGGTCACGAAGGAGCTGCCCAGCTACATCAGC AAACAAACGGATGAAGCCAGCTTCCAAAGGCTCATGACCAACCTGGACAGCAACCGGGACAAGGAAGTGGATTTCCAGGAGTACGCGACCTTCTTGGCCTGTGTCGCCATGATGTGCAATGAGGACTTCCAGGACTGCCCTGACAAGATGCCACGGAAGGTGTGA
- the LOC127038434 gene encoding protein S100-A2-like: MAVPQTLQQALAVLVCTFQRYSKQEGDRFTLSRGELKELLEKELPSLGDVQVKEGAFEELLSILDANRDREVDFQEYIRFVAVACTLCHEFFLDSPVVLPREQ; this comes from the exons ATGGCAGTTCCGCAGACCCTGCAGCAGGCGCTGGCTGTGCTGGTTTGCACTTTCCAGCGCTATTCCAAACAGGAAGGCGACAGATTCACGCTCAGCAGAGGGGAGCTGAAGGAgctgctggagaaggagctgccCAGCCTGGGAGAT GTACAAGTGAAGGAAGGTGCCTTTGAGGAACTGCTGAGCATCCTGGATGCTAacagagacagggaagttgactTCCAGGAGTACATTCGCTTCGTGGCAGTGGCGTGCACCTTATGCCACGAGTTTTTCTTGGACTCCCCTGTGGTTCTGCCACGTGAACAATAA